The genomic region CGGAGCAGCCACCGGGTGATCGGGATGACCTGACCGGTCTCCTCGGCGACGGACAGGAAGGAGTCGGGAGGGAGCAGGCCGCGCTCGGGATGCTGCCAGCGGACCAG from Blastococcus colisei harbors:
- a CDS encoding EAL domain-containing protein, with translation MEALVRWQHPERGLLPPDSFLSVAEETGQVIPITRWLLR